DNA from Aliarcobacter butzleri:
ATAAATTAATGCTATTGCCATCAAAAATAAAAATCCTTTTATAACTTTATTATAATTTTCTTGTGGAATTTTGTTCTTTATTTTGAGTCCAATAACCATTGCAACTACAACAAGTATTAAACTACTAAAAGAAATTGTTAACAACTCCTGCGTAAATGAACCATGAATTGCAAAAAGTATAATTTGAATAAGTTTTCCAAACAAAAAACATATATTTGAAGACTGAATTATCTCTTTTCTTGAATGTTTTGATTCTAAAGAATATATTATTAAAACCAAAGCCATAACATTTGTTAAACCACCTATAATTCCTGCACTCAATCCAAATATAACAAGTGAAGTTTTAGGTTTATTTTTTACCCAAACCATTTCAAATTTGAATTTTTGAATTAATAAATAAAATATAATTGAAATTGCCAATAATAATTTAAAGATTTCAGAACTACTATAGATTAATATTTGTGTACCAATAGCACTTCCTATCATCGCAAAAATCGCTAAAGGATAAAACCTTTTTATAGCACTTAAAAAGTTTCCTTCACTAAAAATAGCTATCAAATTAATCAAAAGAGTAGGAATAGCAACATACAAAATAGCTGTTTTCATATCTGTAATCATTGCTAAAAGAGGAGTTGAGATTAAAGGAAAACCAAAACCAATACTTCCTTGAACCAAAGAAGAAAAAAATAAAATTATTGAAAAGATGATTAAAAAATCAATATTTAAGTCCATAATAAATCCTAAAAAAGAAGGATTTATTATATATGAATATCATTTAATTTTGAAAATTTTTGTTTACTATTTCCAAAAAGTCCTTTGGATTTTTGTAACCAATAATTCTTGAAGCTTGAATTTCATTTTTATCTTTATCCCAAAATATTAAAGCAGGCGGTCCAACAACACCAAACTTTTTTTGTAAAGCTTTGTCTTCATCATTGTTTTCAGTTACATCAGCTTTTAATAAAGTAAATTCTTGAAGTTTATTTATAACTTGTTCATCTTGAAAAGTAATCTCTTCTAACTCTTTACATGAAACACACCATGATGCCCAAAAATCTAACATAACTGGTTTATTTGAGTTTTTAATTGCAAGTTCAAGTTCTTGAATATTTTTTACTTTTTTAAAAATCAACTTTTCATCAGAGACTTGTGTCATTTTTGATGAAGTAAATTTTTCCAAAGGATTTAAAGGATTTGTTGCACCACTAATTGCCCCAACAAATAAAATAACACCCACAATAAAAATCATAACAGTAATCAACTGAGTTAAAATATGTTGATAAATTTTTAGATAAATAGCACTTCCTAAAAGTAATAATGCCCATAAATATATAATTATACTTGCATCTAAAACTCTATCTAAAAGCCAAATTGCAACACCTAACATTACTATTCCAAAAATTTTTGTAATACTTTCCATCCAGCCACCAGGTTTTGGCATAAATTTTCCGGCACCTAAACCAATTAGAAGTAATGGAACTCCCATTCCTAAACTCATAACAAATAAAGCTAATCCACCAAGAATTGCATCACCTGTTTGTCCAATATAAACTAATGCTCCTGCAAGTGGAGGTGCAACACAAGGACCAACGATGAGAGCAGATAAGAATCCCATAATTGCAATTCCTAATATTCCTTGTTTTTCTTTTCCATCAGTTGTTTTATTTACTCTATTTTGAATAGCTTGAGGAAGTCTAATTTCAAAATAACCAAACATAGAAAATGCAAGGGCAACAAATATTAAAGCAAAAATAACTAATACATAAGGATTTTGAAGTGCTACTTGTAAATTTGCTCCAAAAATTCCTGCAATTACTCCAGCTATTGTATATGCAACACTCATTGATAAAACATAAACCAAAGATAAAAAGAAACCACGACTAGCCGTCATAGTTTCATTTTTTGAAGCACCAACAATAATTGATGATAAAATAGGAATCATCGGAAAAACGCAAGGAGTTAAAGATAAAAGTAAGCCAAATCCAAAAAATGTAAGTAAAACTAAAAGTAGGTTTTTCTCTTTTAAACTATTTGCAATACTATCTGTTTCATTAAGATTTTTATTTGTTTCAATTTTTTGTTCTAAATCTTTTTTTGCTTCGACTTTTTGTGCAATTTCATCTAAAGATAATAGATATTTTTCATTGATTGGAGCATAACAAAGTCCAGCTTTTGAACATCCTTGAAATTTTAACTCAATTTCAAACTCTTTTGAATCAACTTTTGATTTCAAAAGATTATAAGGAATAGTTAAATTTAAATCATCAAAATGCACAATAAATTCTTCATAATTTACAGGTTTTGGGATATTTAACTCTTTTGTAATCTCTATTTTTTGTGGTTTTAATATATTTATTTGTAATTTATCATGATATAAATATATATCTTTTCCTAATTCAAATTTGATATTTAAACTATCTTCATTTTTTATAAATTTTACTTTAAATGCCTCTTCTGGCTCTAAAACTTTATTTCCAAGTTCTAAAGAAAAAGAGTATATAAAAAGCGTTAAAAGCAATAAAATTTTTTTCATCATGCACCTATATTATCTTTTTTTATTTTTCTTTTCTGAGTATTTGAAGATTTTGGTTTTATATTTTTTTCTATGTAATCCATTATTTTTTGAGCTATATTTATATTTGTTGACTTTTCTATTCCTTCAAGTCCTGGACTCGAGTTTACTTCCATAACTAACGGTCCTCTTTTTGAAGGTATCATATCAACACCACAAACTCCAAGTCCCATTGCTCTTGCTGCAGCTATTGCAGTTGCTTTTTCTTTTCTACTAAGTTTATAAGCGACTGCACTTCCACCTTGATGTAAGTTTGACCTAAAGTCTCCTTCTGCCCCTTGTCTTTTCATCGCACCAACAACTTCGTTATCTACAATAAAAGCTCTTATATCTGTACCATTGGCTTCTTCAATATACTCTTGAACAAGTAAATTTACATCCATCCCATAAAAAGCATCAAGAACTGATTTAGCAGCTTTTTTACTATCCACTAAAACAACTCCAACACCTTGAGTTCCCTCTAAAATTTTTAAAACTAAAGGTGCTCCTCCACTTAAAGCAATAACATCTTTTGCATTTGATTTATTTGAAGCAAAAACTGTTCTTGGTAAATCCACATCATTTTTTGATAAAACTTGTAAACTTCTAAGTTTATCTCTACTTCTTGTAAGTGCTAGATTTCCTGTTGTACTAAATACATCTTGCATTTCAAAGTGTCTAACCATTGCTGCACCATAAAAAGTTTTACTTGCACCAATTCTAGGAATTATAGCATCGGGAATTGGTAACAATTTTCCTTCATAGTTCACAAGTAATTCACCTTTCATAATCTCAATCGTACATTTTAAATAATCTATTACTTTTACTTCCCAGCCTTTTGCCGTTGCTTCTTGTACTAGTCTTTTTGTTGAATACAAATTTTCATTTCTTGATAAGATATAGATTCTCATATTATTACCTTTTAATTAACCTTTGATAAATACTCTTTTGAAACATCTACTAAAAAACGATTTGTTAAAAATTTTCTTCCAATTAACATTGGATATTTCATATCTGAACGATCTGTCAAAGATATCACTGTTTTATAATTTTTCCCAAAAAAAGATACTACAACTTGAATTGATGCTCTTAATTGGATTATTCCGTTTGAACTTTTAACTTTTTTTAATTTATAAAGAGGCATTTTTATTTTTTTACCATGGTAAGCTGGATGAACTTCATCTAATAAAGAAAAGTGAACAAACTTTTCATCATCAATAAATATATCATCGCAATGTAACGAATTTGAATCTGCGCCAGTATCTATTTTAGCATCTAAGCCATAAAGCTCTAAGTCTAAAATATCAATAACTTCTCTTCTTCCAATAACTTTCATTTGTGACATAACTTACCTCTTTAATAAAGGTTATTATATCACAAAAGATTTTTTTAGGCTATTTTTTGCTATCGCTAGCTTTTTGTAAAATAGCAATAACTTCTTCTAAATTTTCATAAGGAATATGAGCTTTCCATTGAACATCTATTCCATTTAATGAAACACCTATGCTTACAATATCATCTGTATCTTTTCCATAAGGTTCTGTTACATTAGAGATTGTTATTTTTCCTTTTTTTGTACCTGCTAATGCTAATGTTCCAATTTCTGTAATAACTGACATATTTCTCTCCTTTAATAAATATTTCTAAATTGTACAAAAATAAACTTTTGTTTAATTAAAACTATTCAATGTTTAAAGAAGGTTCGCCTAAGTAAAAACCTTGAAATTCATCAACACCCATTTCTAAAAGTAAATCTAGAATTTCTTTTGTATGTACATATTCAGCAATAGTTTTGATATTTAATGCTTTTGAAAAGGCAATAATTGATTTTACAATTTCATAAGAGTTTTTATCTATATCTATATATTTTATTAAAGAACTATCTATTTTTAAATAATCTGGTCTTATTCTCATAATTCTTATAAAGTTTGAATAACCTGTTCCAAAATCATCTATTGCAATTTTTACACCATGCTTTTTATACTTTGAAATAAACTCTTCTAAATGTTCATAATCAGAGATATAATCACTTTCTAGTATCTCAAATATTATTCTTTGTTTATCTTTTTTCTCTAATCTATCCATTTTATTATCTAAAAACTCTATAAACTCATTATTTAAAATATCTTTAAAACTTATATTTAATGATATTTGTTTTTTTGTTTTTAGTAAATTATCAAATGTTTTTGAGATAATGATATGAGACAATTGTAAATACTGTTTTGTTTTAAAAGATACAGATAAAAATAGATTTGGTGTAAAGTATATCACTTTCTCATTTTCATCAATATCTCTTATTCTCATCAAAGTTTCATATTTTACAATTTCTTTATTTCTATCGAAAATTGGTTGATAAAAAGGTATTACATTATTTTCTAAAATAGCTTTTTGTATTTTTTCTCGCCAATAAATAGATTTTTTAACAACTTCTTTTGTATCAATCTCATTGTTATAAACAAGAAATCTTTGATTTGTTTTTTTTGCTTTTTTTAGTGCAATTGCAGCTGTTCTAACTGGCTCTTCTTGTACAATAGAAATTCCTAATGTCATACTAATTAAAACATCTATTCCTAATTTATCAATATGAACTAATTTATTTTTAAATGTTAAAATCAAATCTTCAATAAATAGTTCAAATTGAAAAAATGGCATATTATCTTTATCTAATAAACAAAAAATATCACCACTTAATCTATAAGCGCTTACATTATAATTTTTTTCAAACTCTTTTAAAATTTTTGCAACTTCAACCAAAACTAGTTCAGCTGATACAAATCCATAAAGTTCATTAATATCACCAAAAGAGTCTAAATCAAGTAAAGCAATTGATACAAATTCTGCATTTTTTATATCATTATCTAAAGCAACCCTATTTTTTAAACCAGTTAGCTTATCAACTGATAATTTTTCTTCTATTTCTTTTACTTTTTGAAGAACTTCTTCTTCACATCTTTTCTTAGCTTTTGCTAGCAAATATATAATTAAAATAGAAATCCCAAGTAGGATTAGTAAAAAAATTAAAACTTTATAATTTTCCAATTCTTTGACCAAATTTCACATTTTGATTTAGTAAATTATCAATTTGAACACTATCTTTTTCCCAAATCATAACAACAGTTGAACCCATTTTAAAATATCCTAAACATTCACCTTTTGTTATTTCGATATTGTCATAATTGTAAACTTTTATCTCTTTTGCATTTTTGTTAGTCTCAACTCTATTTTCAAATTCAAATACCATTTGACCAACATTTAAAGCTCCAACAAATACCATATAAAAAAGTTTTCCATTGTTTTCGCACTCTAAAATAACTCTTTCATTTTGTACAAAAAGTTCAAATTCTTTATTTAGATATTTTAAATTTACAGGATAAAGCTTTCCTGGAACATGAATAAGCTTTTTTAGTTTAAAGTTACAAGGAGCATGATATCTATGATAATCTTTTGGCGCTAAATAAAAGTTCATAAAAGAACCATTTTTAACTTTTTCAAAGTTTTCACTACAATAATAAGTCAATAACTCTTCAACACTATATTCCATACCTTTTATTTGTAAAGCAGTGTCATCTTTTAGAGTTCCACATTCAGTTATAAAACTATCAGTTGGAGAAATAATTGAATCTTTGTCTTTATCTATCTCTCTTTTTATGATTAACTCTCTTGTGAATAAATCATTTAAAGATTTATAATATCTAGGATGTTTAAATTCAGCCATATTTAGCTTCATTAGTTTTACATAACTTAAATTTATAATTTTTTGGATAGGTGTAGGAAACTCTTTTTTAGCAAATTTTCCAAAATATTGAGATATTTGATTTGTGATGTGCATCATCTGCCTTTAAAAAATTTATTGGTAGATATTTTATCTTTTTTTACTTCTTAAATTGCTTTAATAAAGTTTTTGATACTCTTTGTTTTTTATTAAAGGATATTTATGTATAAAATTGTTGTACAAGATAGATGCAGCTGTTTTCAAAAAAGTGATTTAAAAAATAATTTAGAATTTGATTCAAAAGATGATGCTTTATTAAAAGCTATTGAGATGAAAAATATTATGAATAATAAATTTTGTAAAAAACATATCTTTGAAATTCAAGAGATGTTTAATAATTTTATAATCAAATTTTATAAAGAAGAACAAAAAACTTACTGCTGTGGAAATGGTTGTTGTATGTAACAACCATTTTCTAATTTTTAGGTAGAAGAATGTACATTTTACCTTTTTCTTTCATTCTTCCAGCATATTCAAAAGCATCTTTTCCAAATCCCCAGAAAAAATCAGCTCTAATTTCACCTTTAATCGCTCCACCAACATCAGCTGCAACCATCATTTGATTTATTGGCTGTTTTGATACTGGATTTTGTGTATTTAAAAATACAGGTGTTCCTAAAGGTATATAACTCTTATCTACAGCTAAGTTTCTTTTTGGAGTTAAAACAGTATTTAAAGCTCCCGTTGCTCCTTGATTAGAGATTTTAAAAAAGATATAACTTTCATTTAAATTAAAAATATAATCCATTTTTGAAGGGTTATTTGCAAAAAACTTTTTCATTGATTGAACAGACATTTCATCTTTTGTCATAAGTCCTTGATTTATCAAATAACCACCAATACTTGTATATGCTCTTCCATTTTGCTCAGCATAAGCAACATTTATTAGTTTTCCATTATCCAGCTGGATTTTTCCAGAACCTTGGATATGAAGGAAAAACAGATCAAATTTATCATCTACATAAGCTATAACTTCAAGATTTGGATTATTTGGATTTGATTCTATCTCTTTTCTTGTATCATAAGGAACTATTTTTTTACCAACTAATTTTCCACGAGATTTGTAACCTTCTAAATTTGCATTATCTGACGTAATTAAATTTTTTGGTATTTTATAAACTGGATATTTATATCTGGCACTTTTTTTCAAACTACCATATAATAAAGGTTCATAATATCCTGTAATTGTTCCTTCATCATGTGAATTACTATCATAAAGTTTATATGGTTGAAAATTTACTATAAAAAATTTTCTTCCATCAGTCTCATACTGAGCTTTTTGGCATACACTTTTAAATTGTTCATATTTTTTTGATTTTTGACAATCTTTTTTGAAAACTTCTAAAGCATAATTTAAATCATCTTCAAAAAAACCTTTTATCTCAGTAAAAGAAACTGGTTCCATTCTATTTTTAACTTCTTTTTTTTCTTCAAAAACCTCTTTTTTAGTAGAACATCCTGTAACCAAAAAAGTTAAAAATAGAATAAGTATTAAGCTTTTCATAAAATATAACTAAGAAAAACAAAAATAAGTAAAATAAATATAGTTTGCATGAAGTAGAGCTTTTACTCTACTTCAGCATCGATAACATCATCGTCATCTTTTTTTGCTTTTTGATTTGGTTGAGCACCTGCTTGCTCCCCTTGCTCTTTTTTATACATAGCTTCTGCTAATTTATGAGATTTATCAGTTAAAGTTTTTAATTTTTCTTCAATTTGCTCTTTTGTTGCATTTTCATCTTTTAAAGTCTCTTCTAAATCAGCTGCTGCATCAATAATAGCTTTTTTCTCATCTTCGCTAATTGCATTTTCATTTTCTTCTAAAGTTTTTCTAGTTGAGTGTAATAATGCATCTGCTTGATTTCTTACTTCAATAACTGCTTTTTTCTTAGCATCAGCTTCTTTGTTTGCTTCTGCTTCTGCAACCATTTTTTCAATTTCTGCATCACTTAATCCAGATGAACCTGAAATTGTAATTTTGTTTTCTTTTCCAGTTCCTTTATCTTTTGCACTTACATTTAAAACACCATTTGCATCAATATCAAATGTTACTTCAATTTGAGGAACACCTCTTGGAGCTGCTGGAATATCAGAAAGTTCAAACATACCTAAAGATTTATTATCTTTTGCAAACTCTCTTTCACCTTGGCATACATGAATAGAAACAGCAGGTTGATTATCATCAGCCGTTGAGAAAACTTGTGATTTTTTAACAGGAATTGTTGTTCCTTTATCAATAAGTTTTGTCATAACTCCACCTAAAGTTTCGATTCCTAAACTTAATGGTGTAACATCTAGTAAAAGAACATCTTTAACATCACCTCTTAAAACTCCAGCTTGAACTGCAGCACCAGCAGCAACTACTTCATCAGGATTTACACCTTTATTTAAATCTTTTCCAAAGAATTCTTTTACCACTTGGTTTGCTTTTGGAAGTCTTGTACTTCCTCCAACCATGATAATTTCATCGATGTCACCTTTACTTAATCCTGCTTCTTTAAGAGCAATTTTAATATGGTCTAAAGTTTCATCAATTAGTTTTTCAGTCATAGATTCAAATTTTGCTCTAGTTAAAGATTTAACTAAGTGAATTGGCCCTGCATTTCCCATAGAGATAAATGGTAAATTAATCTCTGTTGATTCAGCAGATGAAAGTTCTTTTTTAGCATTTTCAGCCGCATCTTTTAATCTTTGTAATGCCATTTTGTCATTTTTAATATCAAAACCATTTTCATCTTTGAACTCTTTTGCTAACCAATCAATAATCGCGTTATCAAAGTCATCTCCACCTAAAAAAGCATTTCCATCAGTTGAAAGTACTTCAAATGTTCCATCTCCAATTTCTAAAACAGTAACGTCAAAAGTTCCTCCACCTAAATCATAAACTAAAACTTTTTCTTCACCTTTTTTATCTAAACCATAAGCAAGTGATGCTGCAGTTGGTTCATTGATAATTCTTAATACATTAAGACCTGCAATTGTTCCAGCTTCTTGAGTAGCTTTTCTTTGTGCATCATTAAAATATGCAGGAACAGTAATAACTGCATCTGTAACTTTATCACCTAAATACTCTTCTGCATCAGCTTTTAATTTTCCTAAAATTTTTGCAGAAATTTCTTGAGGAGTATAAACTTTTCCAGCAATTTCAACTGCTGCTGCACCATTTCTATCAACAATTTTATAACCTACTTTTGATTGAGCTTCTTTTGCATTTGGCTCATTCATCATAAGTCCCATAATTCTTTTAATAGAATAAATAGTTTTTTCTGGATTTGTTATTGCTTGTCTTTTAGCTGGATCACCAACTAAAACTTCACCTTTATCTGTATATGCAACGATAGATGGAGTTGTATTTTTCCCCTCTTTATTTGGGATAATTTTTGCTTCACCATTTTCATAAACAGCAACACAAGAGTTTGTTGTTCCTAAATCTATTCCAATTACTTTACTCATTTTTTAGTCCTTTATTTTATTTTATAAAATTAAGGAACCTTTCATCTTTATATGTTCTTTAGCGGTTGAATAAATCCAACCTAAGAACCAATCTAAAGCACAAGAGAACTTGTGTTGATTCCTCAAGTTTTGTTTCTTATTTTAATTTTCTATTTAAATCATTAGTTTAGTGACATTACGGTCATTTTTTAGTTTGCTATACTTACCATTGAAGGTCTTAATAACCTATCTTTTAATACATAACCTTTTTGTAACTCTTGAACAATTTGTCCAGAATTATGTTCTGCACTATCAACTTGCATTACAGCATTATGAACATTTGGATCAAACTCACCATCAGTTTCAACCTTTGTAATATTATGTTTTTCAAAAGTCGTTATGAAGTTTTTAAGTGTAAGCTCAATTCCTTCTTTTAGTTTTTCTAAAAGCTCATTTGCATCAACATCAGCTTTAGCTGAATTTAATGCCATCTCTAAAGTATCAAGAGGTGTTAATAAATCTTTTGCAAATTTTTCACTTGCATAATCTATTGCTTGATATTTCTCTTTTTCTAATCTTTTTTTCATATTTTCAAAATCAGCATAAGCTCTTAAAAATTTCTCTTCACTCTCTTTTAATTCACTTTCAAGTCTAGCAACTTTTTCTTCTAAACTTTCAGTTTTTTGCTCAGCTTCTTCTGTTTTTATTTCTTCTTTTGTTTCAACAGTTTCTTGCTCTAAAATTTCATCTTTTTTTTCTTCACTCACATTTAACTCCTAAAAATTTGTAATTTTTTCATAAAAATATTCATAATCTTTTGGTAATTCACCAATAACCAACATTTTTACTTCTTCGTTATCTATTTTGCAATAGTTACATATTCCAATATAATCTGCTGGTAATAGTTTATCAAAATATAAACCTTCTTTTAAATCATCTAAAATTTGACCTTTTAGAAATCTATTTATTGTATATTCATCAAAACTATAATTTAATGCTATTGATAAAAACTCTTTATAATTAAAGATTTGAAAATCTGAAGCTAATAAGCTTTGATTTATTGAGTTATAAACTTCAAAAGCACCTACATCTTTTGATATTTTTAAAATATCTTTTATATGTAAATCTATCAAATCAACTAAAAATCTATAAAGAGCTTCACTATATCTAACACTAATTGCAAATGAAGAAAACTCCAATATCATATATCTATTTTCAACATTTATAATATTTTTTAGTATATCAGTTTTCTCTTTTTTTATAAAAATACTCAGTCCAATTTTAGAGGCATAATATTCTAATGCTCGTAAATTTACACCATCAATTTTAAAGTTAAGTTTTGATTTCCAATACTGTTTTAAAGCTTCATTTGTAGGTGTTCGTCCACTACTTATATGTTCTTGTGCAAGATATCCCTCATCTCCAAGTTTTTTAAAGTAACCTCTAATTGTTGCAGGAGAATAAGTAATATCATACATAGATTTAAGCTGTGTTGAACCTATTGGCTCTAAATGCTCTATGTAAGCTTTAATAATAGACTGTAATAAAAACTCTTTTTTATCTATCATAAAACGACCATTTTGTAAATTTAGCACTCTATATCTTAAACTGCTAAAGAATTATAACTTATTGAGTCTATATTTGTCAAGTGTTTTTTATAAATAGTTAAAAAAAGCTATTTATCTATTCATCCAACTTATAAACTCTATTTAGTAGTTTTTCCCATTTATTCTCTTTTCCCCAATCAACATTTGCTTTTTGAAGAAATTTTTCTCTTGTTAAGGTATAAGAGTCAATTTCATTAAAAGCAACTTTTGGAGTTAAATCTGTTCTTTTCGAAAATGGTAAAATTTTAAAACTAAGATTGTCTAACACAAGTGGTGATTTATTTTTGTCTTCTACATAAAGTAATACTAAGTGAAAACTAGCACTTCCTTGCACTTTTACAATAGCTGGATATAAATTTTCTTTTTTTACCCCTAATTCTAAAAGTGTAAAATACTTTGCTATTACATAATCTTCACAATCTCCATGACCTTTTATAAAAAATTCTTTAGGTGTCATCCAATAATCATCAATTCCCATTGAAGCATTATCAAATTCAGCAAGACTTCCATTTATAAAAAGATTTATTTGAGTCAATTTATTATTTATATCAAGATTTTTAGCTTTATTTTTTACTTCTTCATATTTTGCTAATCG
Protein-coding regions in this window:
- a CDS encoding transglutaminase-like cysteine peptidase, which codes for MKSLILLILFLFSNSFAYEFKLNQKDKNLIEKSTQKSFILKRLAKYEEVKNKAKNLDINNKLTQINLFINGSLAEFDNASMGIDDYWMTPKEFFIKGHGDCEDYVIAKYFTLLELGVKKENLYPAIVKVQGSASFHLVLLYVEDKNKSPLVLDNLSFKILPFSKRTDLTPKVAFNEIDSYTLTREKFLQKANVDWGKENKWEKLLNRVYKLDE